One window of the Colletotrichum destructivum chromosome 4, complete sequence genome contains the following:
- a CDS encoding Putative berberine/berberine, FAD-binding domain, PCMH-type, FAD-binding, type PCMH, subdomain 2, giving the protein MMTGKSVASFFALVSALCASAQQTCKLTPLDAAWPTEADWFTLNTTLGGSLLQTKPIASSCYPGNPFHSSQACDEVKKGWGYSYYHASLPESIDSPLYANNSCLPPGAPGYSPNKGCELGGSPVYIVNATNEDQIATAMRWASERNIRIVIKGTGHDLNGRSSGAYSLSIWTHNFQQFEYNAEWRSPSDNRTEAAIKLGSGHNWGSASRGAAQFGRVVVGGVDESVGVGGHMQGGGHGPLSSTFSLAADQILQARVVTVDGRILVANEAQHQDLLWAIRGGGAGQYGVVTEYVIKAYPNPGNVVSSAIEVSATGNDTASKEAAWRAFAVLLASVPDLMDVGLTGTGIGTAAAPLNSSSDALRKATGSISFFTYNTTQERMSSLLEPVRDRILAEIGNSSVSVSLSEPSVQADFMTFFESVNEAPSAAGTAGLMTSRLLGRKELSDIPIPTLASHLQQLMVTQDPTGTALMVIGLQGGQGPRNAPEVMRGSLNPAWRSAYIHMMSYGASADPSLSPQEALNSAAKWLEETKEPVWREWAPGSGAYMNEGNAFNTMFKEDFYGAPYDRLVSIKRKYDPTESLFVLSGVGSDAWEYDLNSGRLCKTSG; this is encoded by the exons ATGATGACAGGTAAATCAGTTGCTTCGTTCTTTGCCCTTGTGAGCGCCCTGTGCGCCTCCGCGCAGCAGACTTGCAAACTCACCCCCCTTGATGCCGCCTGGCCGACCGAGGCCGACTGGTTTACGCTGAACACCACCCTCGGCGGCTCCCTTCTCCAAACCAAACCCATTGCATCGTCTTGTTATCCTGGGAACCCCTTCCACTCATCCCAAGCTTGCGATGAAGTAAAGAAGGGATGGGGATACTCGTACTACCACGCCTCTCTCCCCGAATCCATCGACTCACCTTTGTACGCCAACAACTCGTGTTTGCCCCCGGGCGCTCCCGGATACTCCCCCAACAAGGGCTGCGAGCTTGGTGGGTCGCCAGTGTACATCGTCAATGCCACGAACGAGGATCAGATTGCAACTGCGATGCGCTGGGCTAGCGAGCGGAACATTCGCATTGTGATCAAGGGAACCGGCCATGATCTCAACGGCAG ATCCTCCGGTGCATACTCGCTGTCGATCTGGACGCACAACTTCCAGCAGTTCGAATACAACGCCGAGTGGAGGTCTCCCAGCGATAACAGGACCGAGGCGGCTATCAAACTGGGCAGCGGTCACAACTGGGGCTCCGCCTCCCGGGGTGCTGCGCAGTTCGGCagggtcgtcgtcggcggcgttgatgagTCCGTCGGAGTTGGCGGGCATATGCAGGGCGGTGGTCACGGCCCTCTCTCGAGCACCTTCAGCCTGGCGGCAGACCAGATCTTGCAGGCGCGTGTAGTCACAGTCGACGGTCGCATTCTGGTCGCCAACGAGGCGCAACACCAAGACCTCCTTTGGGCTATccgcggaggaggagctggccaGTACGGCGTCGTCACCGAGTACGTCATCAAGGCATACCCAAACCCCGGCAACGTTGTCTCGAGCGCCATCGAAGTGTCCGCGACGGGCAACGACACGGCATCCAAGGAGGCGGCCTGGAGGGCCTTTGCGGTCCTACTCGCCAGCGTCCCCGACTTGATGGACGTCGGACTGACTGGCACCGGTATCGGCACCGCCGCGGCTCCCCTGAACAGCTCTTCCGACGCGTTGCGGAAGGCCACGGGTTCCATCAGCTTTTTCACATACAACACAACACAAGAAAGGATGTCTTCGTTGCTTGAACCCGTGAGGGACAGGATTCTGGCTGAGATTGGAAACAGTTCCGTCAGTGTGAGCCTCAGCGAGCCGAGTGTGCAGGCTGACTTCATGACCTTCTTTGAGAGCGTCAACGAAGCTCCCAGCGCAGCGGGCACCGCTGGTCTGATGACGAGCCGCCTACTCGGCCGCAAAGAACTTTCGGACATTCCCATCCCGACTTTGGCCTCCCACCTCCAGCAACTCATGGTGACGCAGGACCCAACAGGCACCGCTCTTATGGTTATCGGCCTTCAGGGCGGACAGGGGCCTCGCAATGCCCCGGAGGTGATGCGCGGCTCGCTCAATCCCGCGTGGCGCTCGGCTTACATCCACATGATGAGCTACGGGGCATCCGCCGACCCTTCCCTTTCGCCCCAGGAGGCGCTCAACAGTGCCGCAAAGTGGTTggaggagaccaaggagcCCGTCTGGCGCGAGTGGGCGCCGGGCTCTGGTGCCTACATGAACGAGGGCAACGCATTCAACACCATGTTCAAAGAAGACTTTTATGGGGCCCCCTACGATCGTTTGGTTTCGATCAAGCGCAAGTATGATCCTACCGAGAGCCTGTTCGTCTTGTCGGGCGTCGGAAGCGATGCGTGGGAGTATGATCTGAACAGCGGCAGGCTGTGCAAAACGTCTGGATGA